AATGTCTTTTTTAGAGCACATTTTGTTAAGTTTATTTGCTGCTTCAACAGTCAGGTGACTATGTCGCTTGTGTAAGACAGCAGGAGAAAGTGTACAAATatctttaaatcaaataaaaaataattatttaaaaaacaaaagacaagcaTTGCATGaattttgaaagtaaaaatgcagGCTCAAAAAATTCATGGCTAACTACAAACCTAAAACTACAGTGagacaacataaacaaaaaaatgatttaaagctACAGAGCCTATAAAAAGATTAAGTGCAGTTGCCTTTATTTTGATGAGTTAAAATTCAGAGTGTAagttctttatatttttgtcacacaaatgtaaataaaattgacCATGAATTCATGTTGTAATAAAACCAAATGGTAAAGATTTTCAAACAGTGTGAATGCTTGTATCATATGCAAATTTGGTAGCATGAGACTTAAGACATGCAGCACCTCTTATCAATGAGAAATGATTTGGGGAAATGATTTTTCCTGAGGGACCAAATTTATTTACaagtattaattttaaattgaatttctaAAACAACGCATGAGACAGCTAAATTAAATGGAATCTGTTGAgtcaacaaaatgtttaatgtttgtattCAATGATGTGTCTGTGTAGTCACAAATCAGAAATgtgatgtttaaaacaaaaaaatcctgcAAATCACTCAATTTTTCCCACACTGGTAAAGTTACTGCTGAGATTGTTTTCTGTCGTCTGGTTTGTCTGAGGTCCTTGATTTACTTCTTCACATCTAATATACTGTCTCCAGATCTTCAGGTATCCAGACCTGATCTTTTGGATTTTGAACGCATACACAATTGGGTTTATAGCTGAATTAGCATGAGAGAGCAGGATGCCAacataaaaagctgttgttggTACAACGTTTGACCCAACAAAGTAAACGATGCAGTTCATGATGTGGAGAGGGAGCCAGGACACGGCAAACAGGACCAAGACCAGAGCCAGAGACCCTGCcagctgtttctctttctttaggTAGTTGTGAGCCGGGCCACCATTACCCGGCTTTTCTCGAAGGCTTCCTCGAATGGTACAAAACACAAAGCCGTACAATACTGTCATCGCCAACAGAGGTGTGAGGTTACAGAGGAAAAAACGAAAGTAAACCAGGTACGACATGGGGATCACACTTATAAACTCACATACAATAGTGGAGTTGACAGAATTAGACAAAGTTTTATGGTTGTACCATCCAAGCATGGGAGCAAAACTCAGTGGTACTGCAACAACCCAACAAGCTGCGACTGCAAGGAATGAATGTTTCCTTGTCACAGTTCTTTTGTACCTGTAGAGAGAAGCAGTTATTATTGGTATATCAACAAGTAGATACGTGGGTGAGCGTGTGTGATAAAGAAAGCATGAAAGCATGAATAGAAGAGTAAAGTTTTAAGTGTGTTCCCATTTATCATCCCAAACACCATGCATTACCATCACATGATTAAACTGACACTGTCGGTCCCACTTTACTTTTGTATTAGTACACGTTTGAAGGATCATACCTGAGAGGAACAGACACTCGGAGGTAACGATCCACTGAAATAGCCACCAGAGACAGAACTGAGACCGAGGGCAACAGGATGACCACGCAGCTGATGAAGAGGCAGCTGTGGAAAGAGACAGTCACTTGTCGTTCCACCACCATCGTAAACGGTATGGCCACGCAGCCAACCATAAAGTCAGCCACAGCCAGAGAGACGATGAGGCAAAATGTCGACTTTTGCATGCTGTTACTGATCCACACTGCTGAAATGACCAGAATATTACCCAAACAGCAAACAACCGCAATGAGCACCCCCACCAACATGTAGATCACCCCCAACTTCATTGTGCTTCCTAGCAGGATCACATTTGATGATTACTGATGTCTGAATGTCAGT
This genomic interval from Channa argus isolate prfri chromosome 5, Channa argus male v1.0, whole genome shotgun sequence contains the following:
- the LOC137128179 gene encoding adenosine receptor A1-like; translation: MKLGVIYMLVGVLIAVVCCLGNILVISAVWISNSMQKSTFCLIVSLAVADFMVGCVAIPFTMVVERQVTVSFHSCLFISCVVILLPSVSVLSLVAISVDRYLRVSVPLRYKRTVTRKHSFLAVAACWVVAVPLSFAPMLGWYNHKTLSNSVNSTIVCEFISVIPMSYLVYFRFFLCNLTPLLAMTVLYGFVFCTIRGSLREKPGNGGPAHNYLKKEKQLAGSLALVLVLFAVSWLPLHIMNCIVYFVGSNVVPTTAFYVGILLSHANSAINPIVYAFKIQKIRSGYLKIWRQYIRCEEVNQGPQTNQTTENNLSSNFTSVGKIE